The following coding sequences are from one Pseudonocardia sp. EC080619-01 window:
- a CDS encoding helix-turn-helix transcriptional regulator yields MANGPVVIRKRLGRALKQLRVQRRRRLGEIATLLEISASKLSRIETGQVETKFRDVHDLLDVYEAPAADRDRILDWANRARSPAWWEPLGPSSSGVDLDLLISHETEARAKRTYCVPVAGLLQTEDYARLLLNRVFDGRAPDEIERLVRLRTGRRHVIDPGRSDAPPLELHVLMDEVALHRCADPEVLRGQVAALLERAAQPNVTLQIVPFRAGWTTATSTFSIFDPREPSVDRRVVNVEGTGSDTFVDDPQAVAGYEDVWTELLGVALSERDSVAVLTDALGR; encoded by the coding sequence GTGGCGAACGGTCCGGTCGTCATCCGCAAGCGGCTCGGCCGGGCGCTGAAGCAGCTGCGCGTGCAACGCCGGCGCCGGCTCGGCGAGATCGCGACGCTGCTGGAGATCTCCGCCTCGAAGCTGTCCCGGATCGAGACCGGGCAGGTCGAGACCAAGTTCCGCGACGTCCACGACCTGCTCGACGTCTACGAGGCACCGGCCGCGGACCGCGACCGCATCCTGGACTGGGCGAACCGGGCCCGGTCCCCGGCGTGGTGGGAGCCGCTCGGGCCGTCGTCGTCCGGGGTGGACCTCGACCTGCTGATCTCGCACGAGACCGAGGCGCGGGCCAAACGGACCTACTGCGTCCCGGTCGCCGGGCTCCTGCAGACCGAGGACTACGCCCGCCTGCTCCTGAACCGGGTGTTCGACGGCCGCGCACCGGACGAGATCGAGCGCCTGGTGCGCCTCCGCACCGGCCGCCGGCACGTGATCGACCCCGGCCGGTCCGACGCGCCGCCGCTGGAGCTGCACGTGCTGATGGACGAGGTGGCGCTGCACCGCTGCGCGGACCCCGAGGTGCTGCGGGGCCAGGTCGCCGCGCTGCTGGAGCGGGCGGCCCAGCCCAACGTCACGCTGCAGATCGTCCCGTTCCGGGCCGGCTGGACCACCGCCACGAGCACGTTCTCGATCTTCGATCCGCGCGAGCCGTCGGTCGACCGGCGCGTGGTCAACGTCGAGGGCACCGGCAGCGACACCTTCGTCGACGACCCGCAGGCCGTCGCGGGGTACGAGGACGTGTGGACCGAGCTGCTCGGCGTGGCGCTCTCCGAACGGGACAGCGTCGCGGTGCTCACCGACGCGCTCGGCCGGTGA
- a CDS encoding DUF397 domain-containing protein has protein sequence MSARFPACRSTTENEARVSEIRYVTSSFCVRGECVEVAAPEGGVLVRATDRAAGEVSFTDDEWTAFVQGVKNGEFDLDTLRG, from the coding sequence GTGTCGGCACGCTTCCCGGCCTGCCGCTCCACGACCGAGAACGAGGCCCGCGTGTCCGAGATCCGCTACGTCACCAGCTCCTTCTGCGTCCGCGGCGAGTGCGTCGAGGTCGCGGCGCCCGAGGGCGGGGTGCTGGTGCGCGCCACGGACCGCGCCGCGGGCGAGGTGTCCTTCACCGACGACGAGTGGACCGCCTTCGTGCAGGGCGTCAAGAACGGCGAGTTCGACCTGGACACCCTGCGCGGCTGA
- a CDS encoding DMT family transporter, translating to MTRDHVVRGLAWALVSAAAYGFSGPLGASFLEAGWSPGLTTLMRIAGAAVLLLPVAVVLVRRHPLDGPSARKIVVFGLFAVAGVQLCFFHALQHLSVGVALLLEFLAPVLLVGWTWVTTRRTPSAVTLAGCVVALAGLVFVVDPFGPQQVDVVGILWGLASAVCVCVYFALPGGDAEGQVPPLLMISGGMLVGAVSLTLTGLAGITPWEVGAPVGELGGAQLGWPLLLGMLVVLATALPYVTGILAIRRLDTRVASFVGLSEVLFGVLAAWLLVAQEPTLMQLLGGLLILGGIVLIRRAETRAAATPSEVAAEG from the coding sequence GTGACACGGGACCACGTGGTCCGCGGACTCGCGTGGGCGCTGGTCTCGGCGGCCGCGTACGGCTTCTCCGGCCCGCTCGGGGCGTCGTTCCTGGAGGCGGGCTGGTCGCCGGGCCTCACCACGCTGATGCGCATCGCGGGGGCCGCGGTGCTGCTGCTGCCGGTGGCGGTCGTGCTGGTCCGCCGGCACCCGCTGGACGGCCCGTCCGCCCGGAAGATCGTGGTCTTCGGCCTGTTCGCCGTGGCCGGGGTCCAGCTGTGCTTCTTCCACGCGCTGCAGCACCTCTCGGTGGGGGTGGCGCTGCTGCTGGAGTTCCTCGCCCCGGTGCTGCTGGTCGGCTGGACCTGGGTGACGACCCGGCGGACGCCGTCGGCGGTCACCCTCGCGGGCTGCGTCGTCGCGCTGGCCGGGCTGGTGTTCGTCGTCGACCCGTTCGGGCCGCAACAGGTCGACGTCGTCGGGATCCTCTGGGGCCTGGCGTCGGCGGTCTGCGTCTGCGTGTACTTTGCCCTGCCCGGCGGCGACGCCGAGGGGCAGGTCCCGCCGCTGCTGATGATCTCGGGCGGGATGCTGGTCGGCGCCGTGTCGCTCACCCTCACCGGGCTCGCCGGGATCACCCCCTGGGAGGTCGGTGCCCCGGTGGGCGAGCTCGGCGGTGCGCAGCTGGGCTGGCCGCTGCTGCTCGGGATGCTCGTGGTGCTGGCCACGGCCCTGCCCTACGTGACCGGGATCCTCGCGATCCGCCGCCTCGACACCCGGGTCGCGTCGTTCGTCGGGCTGTCCGAGGTCCTGTTCGGTGTGCTCGCCGCCTGGCTGCTCGTGGCCCAGGAGCCGACGCTCATGCAGCTGCTCGGCGGCCTGCTGATCCTCGGCGGGATCGTCCTGATCCGGCGGGCCGAGACCCGGGCCGCGGCGACGCCGAGCGAGGTCGCGGCCGAGGGCTGA
- a CDS encoding CGNR zinc finger domain-containing protein produces MEFAHDTQVVLAAAASLVNTALDRPDVLGDPVSFEAWMAEQPYTGDRARTGAERAAVRALRERLTALWPAPGEDEGPDRDGTVALVNAILDETDARPHLARHDGWDWHLHVTPPHAPLADRMGAEIAMSVVDLVRGDDLSRLRRCAGEDCDAVLVDLSRNRSKRFCDTGNCANRAHVAAYRARRARAAG; encoded by the coding sequence ATGGAATTCGCCCATGACACGCAGGTCGTGCTGGCGGCGGCCGCGTCGCTGGTGAACACCGCTCTCGACCGGCCCGACGTGCTCGGCGACCCGGTCTCCTTCGAGGCGTGGATGGCCGAGCAGCCCTACACCGGCGACCGGGCGCGCACCGGCGCCGAGCGGGCCGCGGTCCGCGCGCTGCGGGAGCGCCTGACCGCGCTGTGGCCGGCCCCCGGCGAGGACGAGGGCCCGGACCGGGACGGCACGGTGGCGCTGGTCAACGCGATCCTCGACGAGACCGACGCCCGCCCCCACCTGGCCCGCCACGACGGCTGGGACTGGCACCTGCACGTGACCCCGCCGCACGCGCCGCTGGCCGACCGGATGGGCGCCGAGATCGCGATGTCGGTGGTCGACCTCGTCCGCGGCGACGACCTGTCCCGGCTCCGGCGCTGCGCGGGCGAGGACTGCGACGCCGTGCTCGTCGACCTGTCCCGCAACCGGTCGAAGCGGTTCTGCGACACCGGCAACTGCGCCAACCGCGCGCACGTCGCCGCCTACCGGGCACGGCGCGCCCGCGCCGCGGGCTGA
- the pcaD gene encoding 3-oxoadipate enol-lactonase, which translates to MALDLHHVVDGPADAPAVLFGPSLGTDLHLFDAQVAALSDRYRCVRFDLPGHGGSPDADGDLTIADLAAGALAAADAAGVTAFHYVGVSIGGAVGQWLGVHGGERVRSIAVLATAARFPNPDSWPQRAATVREQGTEAMVASRPGTWYVEDWARRDPAGETRLLDMLRAARPGGYAACCAAIGAFDIRDELGSVAVPALVVAGADDPATPPSCLREIADGIPGARYAEVPDSAHLLNYERPAEVDALLAEHLDAQV; encoded by the coding sequence ATGGCACTGGATCTCCACCACGTCGTCGACGGCCCGGCCGATGCACCCGCGGTGCTGTTCGGCCCGTCGCTGGGCACCGACCTGCACCTGTTCGACGCCCAGGTGGCCGCACTGTCCGACCGGTACCGCTGTGTGCGGTTCGACCTCCCGGGGCACGGCGGGTCGCCGGACGCCGACGGTGACCTCACGATCGCCGACCTCGCGGCGGGCGCGCTGGCCGCCGCCGACGCGGCGGGTGTCACCGCGTTCCACTACGTCGGCGTCTCGATCGGCGGCGCCGTCGGGCAGTGGCTGGGTGTGCACGGCGGCGAGCGGGTCCGCAGCATCGCGGTCCTGGCCACCGCGGCCCGCTTCCCGAACCCCGACTCGTGGCCGCAGCGCGCCGCGACCGTGCGCGAGCAGGGGACGGAGGCGATGGTCGCCTCACGGCCGGGCACCTGGTACGTCGAGGACTGGGCCCGCCGGGACCCGGCGGGGGAGACGCGGCTGCTCGACATGCTGCGGGCCGCGAGGCCCGGGGGCTACGCCGCCTGCTGTGCCGCGATCGGCGCGTTCGACATCCGGGACGAGCTCGGGTCGGTGGCCGTCCCTGCGCTGGTGGTCGCCGGTGCGGACGACCCGGCCACGCCGCCGTCGTGCCTGCGGGAGATCGCCGACGGCATCCCCGGCGCCCGCTACGCCGAGGTCCCCGACTCGGCGCACCTCCTCAACTACGAGCGCCCCGCCGAGGTGGACGCCCTGCTCGCGGAGCACCTCGACGCGCAGGTCTGA